The Triticum aestivum cultivar Chinese Spring chromosome 6D, IWGSC CS RefSeq v2.1, whole genome shotgun sequence genomic sequence ttgtaTATTTTAATATAAACTGATTAATCCTTACAAAATTTGAGTTAAGACAAATATAACATGAGGAGTTAAAATAAACTGATGGAGTATTTAAGAATTAAATAAAAATTATAACTTGTAGCCCCTTCTGTGAGGCGTGTAATATAACATTGTGCGACGAGCGATTAATCCTGACCCTTTGGCGTGGCGGTCGCCGACGGCGCAACGTGCTTCTACGGCGTCACGGCCTAGATGGCGTTGCTGGTTCGAGTCCTGTAACCACCACCGGTCCACCACCTGTACCCGTGATCCTAATCAAGCATGCCCCCGTCCACTCCCCGTGCAGTACAGCGCCCGTGCGTGCAGGCGCAAGTCTCTGGCTTAATTCACGTAATCAATCGGCCCCGCCGTGCCGCCGTACGTACCGTGCCATGCAACGGGACGCTGTAGCTCGCAGAAAGAAAAAGCAAAAACTGCGGTCACAAGAAAAGTCCAGCCCATCTCCATGCACCCACCATCGTGGCCAGATATGCCAAGCCGAGGCGCGAATACGTACCCCTGCCTGTCCCCAGCAATGAGATTCTTTTTTTCTGTTATATAATTCGGGGGAAAGTCAGCGATGAGATCGTAGCACGCATCACGTGCATGCTGGATCGCAGTATTATTATTCCGGCTCGCCACCCATGCTGTTGTTTCTTCCGTGTCGGAGAAACCTGGCCGTTGCTACGGCCCAAGAACGCTGGTCCATGGAGTTGGCAAGCCTCATCATAGCTCCCACCCCAGCAGGATGGGACGCGCATCTCGACCCGAACACAACGGCAGACCGAGCGTGAGGCGTGGTTCTTCAGATTCGTCTGCGGGCAGGTTAGCTTGGACAAAGCTGGCCTGCACGGAGTACTTACAGGTCAACTTACTGATCGATAAATGGCTGATGAATGGAAAAGGCAAAACCCTTTATGGCCGCTGTCCTTAAGTACCGTTAGTCATGGAGTGCAGTCTCTGCATTATCCTTTCGATGATGCGGGAAAGGCCGGAATAAACGTGTGCAAAGATTTGTTGTTGGCACCACTCCGTACGATCCACGTACACAGCTACTTCAGCTTAGATTACATATTTCTTCCTCGTTAGGTTACATATAGTAACTCGGACCATACTGTTAGCGATGGGTTTAGTTAGCCAACCTACGGATATTCTGTACAACGAACTGTTGTTAGCTTGTTGTGATCTTCTAGCAAACCCTACGGCCAATATATGTATCCGAGTGTGGCGTTTCCTGGTCCATTAGTTTTGGATCTCCAAGAACCAATTTATGGTTAGATTATTAGGAGGTAGTGTACCTCGAGCCTACCAAGGATCAAACCCTAGGATTATTATCGATTCTGTCTTTCGAAGATGCTTATAAGAATAATGTGTTTTCATAGGGGCAAATGTATATACGTGTTTATAAGCGTTTGCatctttactttatttctaaaaaTAATATATATCTGATTTTGCTACCATGTCTACCATGACCGACGGTGAGCACGCACGCACTATGCTACTAATGACACACTCCCTGGTGGGTGTATTTAAAATGCGCCCAATCATTTTTCAAAACATGCCTTTACATCTAACCGTACCCTCCTTCATCGGAATGTAGATTTTTTTAAAACaatacaacacacacacacatactatCACCCCTATAAACGCACGCCCGCATACTCTACCCTTATGAATATCTCCGAGATACTGAGCCGACACAACATCTTGAGATTAATGAAATCATCATAGGTGCATTCGTAGTTAATGCTAACGTCTCGTCTCACTGAACGAGCATCACCAGAAAGgctgaaataaatctagaaaaatgcAAGCACAGTCTAGGAGTTGAACCCTGATGCACTTGTTTCACCAACATGAATTTAACCATCTGAGCTACACTCAATTCGTTGGGTGTAGATTTGTTCCTGCACATGCTACCAGGCTGGGTAAAAAATGAGGAGGGCGTCGGCACAGTAGCAACACTTccctcatcatcctcttcctcctggTCACTTGCATCAACGACATAGGGAGGAGGTTGTTGGCGTTGGAATTCGCCATGTGAACCTTCTCCTACTCTGTCATGCGGTCCTCACCGTTGCTCTTCTCCTTGTCGAGGCTGGTGGTGCACTGGGACGATCAGTCCTAGTAGTGAGGTCGAGACGCGGTGGGGCGGTTgggaagggggagggagagaaCAAGGGCCGAAGGAGGCACCTGGCGTCGTGTGGTCAAGGGGTAGCTGGTGAGTGGTAGGAGAGACGAGGCTTCAGCGAGAGGCAACCAATGGGGACTGGGGAGGTTGGAGGCGGCGGCTCCTATGTCCCCTTTTTTGTTACCTTTATATTTAGTTTGGAAATGCCATTACAAAAGGGTATACTTTCTTAGCTCTTCCTTAGTTTTTTGATACGGTCTCCGTTCAGTAAGCTCCAAGTAAGTGCTAGAGATGTTAGTGAAAGGGTTAGTTAGCCAACCACAAGATATTCTATACAACTAACTTTTGTTAGCTTGTTGTAATCTCGTAACAAACCTTGTAGTCATTGTCATTGTATGTCATTCCCCAACATTCTTCATCGTTGGAACTTTTTCACAAAATTTTTGGTGTGAAATTCATGTATTATTACTTTTTTAGATCATCAACCAGTTAGCATTTTAATAAGATTGTGCACTATATTAGTTATGAAATGAGTGAAACCCGAATTTAGTCATGATAGTAAACAAAAATATACATAAACATGAAATAAAGCATCTGTTTCAGGAATGACNNNNNNNNNNNNNNNNNNNNNNNNNNNNNNNNNNNNNNNNNNNNNNNNNNNNNNNNNNNNNNNNNNNNNNNNNNNNNNNNNNNNNNNNNNNNNNNNNNNNNNNNNNNNNNNNNNNNNNNNNNNNNNNNNNNNNNNNNNNNNNNNNNNNNNNNNNNNNNNNNNNNNNNNNNNNNNNNNNNNNNNNNNNNNNNNNNNNNNNNNNNNNNNNNNNNNNNNNNNNNNNNNNNNNNNNNNNNNNNNNNNNNNNNNNNNNNNNNNNNNNNNNNNAAACGTTATGCGACTTCAAATATATTTTTATCATGACCTATTACACATGTTTCGCTACTCAAACTAAAAACCTAAAAACACAGGCCAACTTATAAACTCTGATTGTCCTTTTGATATTTTTCCTAATCATCTAAAACCTTGTGATTTTTTTGAACACGGTACAATTGAAGTCGTTCACATACACGAGCATACACTCATCCCTGTgaacacacacacactcactccatccctatgagcatctccgagatACTGAGTCAGCATAATCTGAAATAAATAGAGGAATAATGCGGACACCAATGTCAAGTTtaagacttgaaccctgatgggatGGAGATACTAATATCCttttaaccatccaaccacatgttggtttaCTTAAAAGTTAAAACCTTGTGATTTAAGGCGTAGGGGTGGCAGCGGGACGAGACGGATGAAACGTCTACCTCGTCCCAGATGAACTGTTGAGTGCCGAATCAATATCCATCGGCTAACTCCATTTGACTTCATGTCTGGAGTGAACAAACTAATGGCGGTCCTAACAACAACCCCGTTTCCGCAGATCAATCAACATCATCAGATTATAAATGAAAATCGGTTCCTGTAAACGGAATCAAAGGCGTTCGTCCGTTCCAAACAAACAAACGGAATCACGGAGCAACCGGAGCTGCACCAAGGTTTGAAGCCGGCCGGTGTAGGTAGGGTGTAGTGTACCACCACAGCATCCATGGGACGCATCTCGTGCATGACCACCCCCTAATCCGGGgtagaaatcacatatttgacctgagggcgaaatcaaatcacaaactgacctgcttTCGAAATTTTTTCACTCGGTTGAACCtttcgtgtggcgcccgacagctaggCGCCGCACACTACCATGCAGCGCCTCTGCCTTAGGCGTCGcacctcctgccagcgtggcagccctgatccagttgcggccccacagacagcactgcagTGCCTAAGGCTTAGGcgccacacttgtaatgtgcagcgcccgTCTCTTAGGCGCTGCACATTGACTTAAGCCGCATCGGGCCAGCCCCTCCCAGCAGTTCTTCCCCCTCTCTGAGGACTCTGATTacagagagcggcggcggcggcgcccccttcGGATCCCCCCACACCCCTCTCAGATCTGAAGTTTTGAGGTCCGGATTCGATCTCCAATCCctcctactaggtaaactcctctgttccctttcttttcctccgtaAATGCGTTGCAATTTTAGGGATTTGCCCAAGATTAAATGGAACCTTTGATTTGCTTGGTTTGGATCTTTGTTTGCCCAAGATTAGGNNNNNNNNNNNNNNNNNNNNNNNNNNNNNNNNNNNNNNNNNNNNNNNNNNNNNNNNNNNNNNNNNNNNNNNNNNNNNNNNNNNNNNNNNNNNNNNNNNNNNNNNNNNNNNNNNNNNNNNNNNNNNNNNNNNNNNNNNNNNNNNNNNNNNNNNNNNNNNNNNNNNNNNNNNNNNNNNNNNNNNNNNNNNNNNNNNNNNNNNNNNNNNNNNNNNNNNNNNNNNNNNNNNNNNNNNNNNNNNCACACActatatgattcttgttagtgaaacctagattgtaatttttttagatatatatgagatgcctagttttgtagataattatgagatgttgagttttgtagctatatgtgagatgttgaggttttttagatatatatgaaatgtttagtttatttgaaatatgagaTGTTGATTTACTTGAACACATATGACATACTAGATATATATGATAATttacaatcatttattcattgtgtgagaaggagatgttgagattcttgtagatGAATACATATGAGATGTTTAGATGAACACATATGAAATGTTGAGCGTttaccgatatttgagatgaactcatatatgtttattgtttgaaatttgtaaggatggtttggcttctcgacgaTGTCTACGACACGAAACACCGGGCCTATGATAATttacaatcatttattcattgtgtgagaaggagatgttgagattcttgtagatgaatacatatgagatgtttagatgaacacatatgaaatgttgagtgtttaccgatatttgagatgaactcatatatgtttattgtttgaaatttgtaaggatggtttggcttctcgacgatgtctacgacacgaaacaccgggcctacatgatgcgcgagaaggagatggtaataacgagtaatctaaatattttgcaaatttgccttaagttgaaatttacatgccctaagatttgtcattacttgttttttgcagaagcttgaacctttgaagattcggtatcacggggtctctggtcctgccatgccttacgatgagtggtacacaccgtacatcaagcagacaggactactcccgtggattcagttggtcagccggtccacgccgaatctgaacgctccactggtgtccgctcttgctgatcggtggaggccggagacgcatagtttccatcttcggactggggagatgaccgtgacgctcgaggatgtctcgttgatcaccggtcttgctattGACAGGATgcctctctgtatgagcaccgattctgatgggtggcgcgagcagatgattgctcttatcggtatggctcctactgaggctgaggctgatgtagaggagggagaagagaagaagaagagggaaaggaaagcagctggagctgctttcacgtggattcaaactcactttgcgacgtgccctccggatgccactgatgatgtgatccaaacacatgctcgtgtctacatgtggtatgtTGTGTCaaggactttgtttcctgactccactggcaagaacgctccatggatgtggctgaaggcgttgaccgtcttcgatagcaaatggagctggggttcagcgactcttgtctacttgtatcgacaggtagttggtctgttttgtgatcaactcatttcttcattagcaatgcaagtttgctgtcaagttaacattgtttttctttcatatgcagctggacgatgcgtgttgcaggatcacagatagtgcaggcattggtggtaatatgattctactttctgtatggagctgggagcgtctgcctgttggacgcccgaagagcgtcaggtttaatccttggtatgaagatgaacatgacgaattacggcgccccacttgggcttacaagtgggatgtggtttccgagatgacgaacgatgtcaatctcatgtaccagAAGTACGTTGCCGAGTTGGACATgattacgcctgagcaggtaacGAGGTCATTACTTCAGTCATTTCTCATGTTTGCCAGAAAAAAAGTCACCAATTTTGCATTGTTGCCCTAtttcataggtggaatggcagccatatggcgccGATGACAGACTTGGGTACACCCCGGAGTTTAGcatcaacccgatgtgcttgcgggatagggatctctggcttatgcggtgcccactgatatgcaactgggctgttgagtttcatttgccacatcgcgtgtttcgtcagtttggtctgttccagcctcacccgccggaATGGGTGGATACggacaaagcacttcataggtaagagagcgTATTGACTAAGCATCGTCAGTCCTTCTTGATTTTGCTAATGTTTGGTATTGTACCAtgcaggttggacaggagaaggcagcggaagataaaggactgggacaagcatcatgcttcgtatgttacccgcttccagctttgCGTGGAGCAAGCTCGTAGCAGTGCACGCGCCCAGCTTTGTGAGCATAACCcacttgcttttgataactacatacgatggcttcttgaaaatactcgagttgagatatgcccgccagcatataatgaggatattattgaagaacccgtaaactttgaggatctatcaaaggggaagtacaacagagatgtcagggtagggcaaggagtccctgctgttccggtgattaactatgtggtaaagtgttccttctttactttcccgttggccgtactacacatgtttgaatggctaacatgttcattctttctcatccgcagcgcaccgagatcaagaaagcagctgatgagagccagtctattctcgagaacacaccggttggaaaaggcaatgatgatggttcactacgagcattcctcaaggtacatatcgcattcactatgagagccagtctatgttgCGGAGTTTGATATCTTCCACACGTGTTCATATTACAGCGTCAGGccaagaagttaaggcggttatcgaatcttctcggttgccgtgatcccgaatttgatgaaccatctgcctctaggtctggtacaccatcagacccctcatctcaccatcagggggacgatgtgagttcctcatatgcttatctggatgatgatggcgtggtcacccaagaggtatgactaatcctttagatgtgattctcacttgattacgacgccggtcttcaccatattgtttgattgtgtgatagggccatgagcttgatgaagacatgacTTTGGCGGACGCTCAACTTCGGTCCCCAtatgtgttcaagcctaggcagcccagacgccggtacacgcccaacgactttgacaacagaggcaacccaaaggtggtcgtagggacctcgcggatggctagcttggatgatgaggcggaggcggaggcggaggcggaggaggaagtgcaGGAAGAGGAGCCTCGTCCAcccaggaagaagaagattgcctgCAGGCGTGGCACCAGGAACACACGCGGAAGGCATTAGTGCTTGTGTTTGTTAGTGATCTTGTAGCCGTTTCATTAGGTCgatgaacttgtgaggttatgttatatgttggtgaattcttactagtgtggtatttgtgtttgcgaactagtagtaatgttgaattgtcctaaatgatgtgatgttcaagttattagttGTCTTTATTCAGTATGTGCAGTCTATAGTAATATGTTAGTGCTGGTATTTGTGTTTGCGAACTAGTAGTATGTCAGTGCTGCATGAGGCCAAAATGGCATCTGTTTCTGCAGTTTGGCAGTTAACAACACTGCAGCGCCCAACAGACAGGCGCTGCACAGTACTGTGTGACGCCCAACGCCTAGGCGCTGCACAGTACAGTGCAGCGCCCGTCTCATAGGCGCTGCCGACCTGGCCATGGCTATCCAGAGGGCCACAGAAGGCTTTCAGCACTGACCATCTACGAAAATTACCAAGTCATAGTGCAGCGCCCAAGAGCCAGGCGCTGCACTATACTGTGCGACGCCTATCCCTTGGGCGCTGCATGGTATAGTGCAGCGCCTGTGTTCTGGGCGCTGCACGGCTGTTTACTGAAAAAACAGAGTTTACGGCACATTCATTTCACCGGAACAACATAATACTTACAATGACTTCAGCATCACAGCAATTTGAACAAACACAAATTTTATGCCGATGAGTTCATAACTTAAGACAATTCAAACGTTACTACGACATggttcacgacacattcattacAAATGACAAATGGCAGCTTGCCCTAGAAGATACTTCACCAGCATCTCACATGCCCTCACAAGTTCACGACACATTCAGTAGAAGATAGTTAACGACGAGTGCACCGAAGCGAAGTCCCTACTGAGTAGAgcgaggccatttccccttcttgtcatgggccgagtcctcctcttgcgcctcgcgagcctttgcaagctttcttgccctctccttCTCAGGAGCAAGTTTCGCTTGGCGTACCCTCTCCTTTTCTCGtttcttccgctccatcctctccttctgacgacgctcttcctccaagcctcttcgAACCGCCGTTGCCGCCTAAGACAATCTTGGTATTGGTCCTTTTtgacatcttctggcacttcaagatctatccacgtgaagtacttgcatagaggaggcggtgactgcatacAAAATTTttgttagtgttgacacacatttggtagtaacattttacttctcgagcttaccggtggttggtcataggcgttagttggaagtgcacgatcataagcatagttcgggcatacaaaatatctccgcccttccgtccatgatttatttcggtcggtggacaccttcaccttgcaaacatctccacaccaacatggcgggatgtcgacatctttctccttcaccttgtccaaagatgcgtcctcccacttgttcggcatgtcttcttggttagcacacggtggcctcgtcatggaaccggatgaagccatgcctacaaaaccgagaagcataacatcattcaacacaaatttgcaaatccaagccaaagctagggtttccccaaagtaggaagatttgagcaaatgtgacaattcctatggatgaaaacgaggggatcggaggagattaccttaagggaggggttggcttcgaaatccacggtcaaatactccggatttgcaagatttgagaagggtttaagaggggggagaggggaagagaggaggggcacATGTCTAAGGGTTGGGTGGGGGTGNNNNNNNNNNNNNNNNNNNNNNNNNNNNNNNNNNNNNNNNNNNNNNNNNNNNNNNNNNNNNNNNNNNNNNNNNNNNNNNNNNNNNNNNNNNNNNNNNNNNNNNNNNNNNNNNNNNNNNNNNNNNNNNNNNNNNNNNNNNNNNNNNNNNNNNNNNNNNNNNNNNNNNNNNNNNNNNNNNNNNNNNNNNNNNNNNNNNNNNNNNNNNNNNNNNNNNNNNNNNNNNNNNNNNNNNNNNNNNNNNNNNNNNNNNNNNNNNNNNNNNNNNNNNNNNNNNNNNNNNNNNNNNNNNNNNNNNNNNNNNNN encodes the following:
- the LOC123142850 gene encoding uncharacterized protein: MVWLLDDVYDTKHRAYMMREKEMKLEPLKIRYHGVSGPAMPYDEWYTPYIKQTGLLPWIQLAEADVEEGEEKKKRERKAAGAAFTWIQTHFATCPPDATDDVIQTHARVYMWYVVSRTLFPDSTGKNAPWMWLKALTVFDSKWSWGSATLVYLYRQLDDACCRITDSAGIGGNMILLSVWSWERLPVGRPKSVRFNPWYEDEHDELRRPTWAYKWDVVSEMTNDVNLMYQKYVAELDMITPEQPHPPEWVDTDKALHSNYIRWLLENTRVEICPPAYNEDIIEEPVNFEDLSKGKYNRDVRVGQGVPAVPVINYVLDEDMTLADAQLRSPYVFKPRQPRRRYTPNDFDNRGNPKVVVGTSRMASLD